TGTGACGAGCAGGAGTAGAGATGGGGATGGGAGGTTTGATCCCTATCTACCAGGAGGGAGACTCAGAGACGGCCAGTGACCTGCCCACATCACACAGCCCGACAGGACAGGGAGCGGACTTCCCTACCTCACTGCCCAGGGGGCAAAACCTGGCCACTCGCATTCCGTGCTGGCTGAAATAATAGTAAAGATATTGATGGGTTGTGTGTCCTGTGGTTTGCTCTCGGGAAGGatgttttttaacttcttttaaagGCTGTCGGTGAGCCAGCGACCTAAGAATTTAAGAGCCATTATCGCACAGGATTTAACACAACCATTTCACAGACAGGCCTAATTAAGGTCCATGAAGGGCAAGATGTGTCTGGAACCAGAGCAGGTGGCATCACCgacctgagcctcaatttcctcacctggaGATTGGGGGTTAGGGGTGAGCAAGAAATGAGGCACTTGTCCAGTCCCTAGGCCTCTAGGGCCTCCCAAATCCCGGAGTCGCACCGTCCTCCTAGCACACCCTCTCCGGAGACTGGGAACAGGTGTGGACTGCACCTCATTTGCATGTTTGGCCCCGCCCCGAGGACGCGCCTCCCCATCTCGCCGCCAGGCGGCGCCAGAGGCAAAATGAAGAGGTTCGTGCGCGGAGCGAGCTCCGGCTCTGGGTCCTTGGCTGACCTGCCAGGTAGGACCTTGCCTTATTGTCATTTtccagaggaaagaaaggaggctTAGAAAGGGGAGGTGACTGTCCTACAGCGGGGAAGGGGCTCCAGACTAGAGTCTTTGATTTCTATATTCTGCTGTCTCCCTCGTGAATCCGCAGGGTTCACCAGGGACAGGGAGTCTCTGAGCCCTCGCTGAAGGTCCTGCACCCAGCGCACACGGCACCAAATATTGAACTGCATCCCGTGCAAACTACAAATCTGTTGTTAAAAGGTTGCTGTCGTTTTGCGCATGAAGCATGTGAACAACGCCATTTAGTGCACGGTGGGCCGAGCGTTCTCAGCACCATCATTtgattttagtttgcattttcccaTTTTGGAACTTGTAACCACCCCTCGTCCCcaagtcttaaaaatatttctagaggCCCTTGAAAAGCTCTCCCTGCTTCACCACCCCGGCCGGAAGACTCAGACATGCCGCTGGAGAACCAAGACAGGTCCTGGGTCTGCCAGGTCCTGGCGGGGGGGGCGGTAGGGAGGCCTCACACAGAAACCTCCGTCATCGGCCCTGCGCTAGGTCTCACCCTCCACctgtggcgggggtgggggcgtcCGAACTACCTCAGGTCCCGCGCTCCTTCTCCCCCGCCATCTCATTACACAGCCCCTCGCCCTCGATCAATCCTGAGGGTGTGGAGAGTGGGCCACAAAAAGACCCTTCCTGCTCCCCACTTCTCGGCCTTTACTCTGCATCCGGGGAGCTCAGAGCAGCTCCACCCTCACCGCCCCTCTGCTCTTCGGGCTGGGCTCAGAATACAGACCGCCTCCCCAGCCCGCGGCTCCGGCCTGACGCTacgtcccctccctcctcctggcctgaACTCTGAATGGTCCCCTCACCTCACCCCGCCCCCACTTCCGACCCGCTGGGGCTCATCAGAGATTCTGCTTGCTCTAACCGTCAGCCTTCCACCATGGGGCCTCAGAACAGCCCCCCGGTCCCGCCCACTACCGGGaggtggtgggggtgggatgagggCTTATCACAGACTCGCCCCTGTCTGTCTGTTCTCTCCTACCGGAGGGTTCAGAGCAGACCTCACCCCctagccccacccaccccggggcgggggggaggaCTCCTCATAGACCCGCCCCTGTCTGTTCTCTCCCACCAAAGGGATCAGAACAGCTCGCttccgccccggccccgcccccgccctcctCTTGGGGATTTCATCATGGAACCCCCAGTCCGGTCCACCCCTCCAGGGGTCAGAACAGCCCCACTGACCCGCCCTCGGCCCCGCCCTCCTGCCCGGGGCCGCCCCCTCTACCCAGGCCTCGTAAGCCTCGCGCAGCCGGGTCCACTCGGTACTTGCGGCGGCGTAGTGGTTCGGTGAGGCTCCGCGGCGCGGGGTCTTCCAGGTCCTCTGGCAGCAGGAAGCTGCGGTCCAGCACCTCAGCCGCCTCTTGCCAGTTGGCGAAGCAGGCAGGGCCCAGGCGCCGGATCTCGTCGGCCGCGTCGAGCGTGAGCACATCCCCATTCGGCTTGAGCACCACGACCGCCGGCAGGCGCTCCACGGAGAACCGGCGCCCGAGGTCCCTGCGGGGCGGGCAGGTCAGTCCGGTCGGACCCTCGTCCTTGACCCTATGCGAAGGAGCCCCACATCCCTTCTCCCAGTACTTACTGAGCTCCTTCTGTGTGCACTGTCCCATGCCGGCCTCTGGGGATGCCCAGGAACCAGAACAGGCCAGGCCACACTGGCCTCCGGGCTTTGGCTCCAACACCCCAGACATGctcccaccacagggcctttgcactggccatgtcctctgcctggagCACTCTCCCCAGACATCTGCGGATTAAGACCCTGTATGCTGCAGACACCTAAGCTTAAATCTCAacgcctctctttctctctgctgaTGTGCGGCTCTCAGCATCCAACACACTGCATAGTTTATTTCTCCTGTTTGTCATTTTCTCCCACCATAGAAAGTAGCTTCACTAGGACACGGATTTCTGTCTCTATTCACGAATGTCCCCAGTGCCTGAAACAGTGCcgggcacagagtagatgctcaggAAATGTGTGTGGGATGAATAAACACTGACAGATTTAATAAAGAGATACTAAACTGAGTAAAGGACTTATGGTCAGAGAGGACCTCTCTAAGGAGGTGACCCTGGAGCTGAAATCtgcaggaagaggaaggggagaacTGGGGAAAGTTTTCCCATGCAGAGTGCACAGCTGGTGCAAAAGCCTGAAGGTCAGAGGGAGATTGGAGTGCAGCATTGATCATAAAGGCCCTGCAGGGCCATGGTAAGgagtttttgattttgttttctgtatgagAGACAGCCAGTGAAAAGCCATCCACAGGAGACCCCTAGACCAAATCTCCCATCTAGGCTAAAACCCCACACAGTCATCATGAAGTCAAGTAGGCTACCAGACTGGGCCCATCACCCATGATTCTTAACTTCCACCCACGGGGTTCTTGGGTGGCCCTTTTCCAGGCCTCCTTACAGAGGCACATAGTATTGATACTTGCAAAATCCCACAGGAGTAAGTTGCCAGACTTAGCAACTAGAAATACAGGACACCCTGTGTGAATGAATTTGAACTTCATGTAAACAACAAATAACTTTTTATAAGTATGTTCCTGCATTACGTGGGACATAGTTATACTCAAAAATTCTTCATTGTTACATGAAATTTATATtcaactgggtgtcctgtatcttatctggcaaccctgtgtgtgggaggggtagggggtggggactCGCTCACTCTGTCTGGATACTTGCCTGGGTGAAGGTTTTGTTGAGAGGACCCTGCCTCAAACAAGGTCAGTGTTTGGCTATGATGCCCTTACAGCTGGCATTTCTTCCCCCGGGGGGGGGGGAATGTTCACCATTTGGGGAAAAGAACCTCCTCAGCTGCAGAAGGCTGTGGGAGTGAGCAAGTGTGCCAACTCTGATAATGTTGGGTGGGGATGAAGGTCTCCATGACCAGAAACTTCTAAGTTTTGTAACAAAATTGATGACATCAGTAAAATGTCACAAAGTCTGCAACTCACTTTGAAATGGTTCAGCACAAACTCCACGTGCATGGAGATAAAGCAAATGGCAAAAATGCCCAAGGGTTTCATTGTGTGCTCCTTCCAACTTTTTGgtatctttgaaatttttcttttttttttcctttggccatgccacacggcttgcaggaaacttttcatagtaaaaaaaattggggcttaaaaagaatgaggggcttccctggtggcgcagtggttaagaatccgcctaccaatgcaggggacacgggttcaagccctgttccgagaagatcccatatgccgcagagcaacaaagcccgtgtgccacgactaccgagcctgcgctctagagcctgtgagccacaactactgagcctgcatgccacaactactgaagcccacacacctagagcccgtgctccaacacaagagaagccaccgcaatgagaggcccgggcactaaaacgaagagtagccccctgctcgccacagctagagaaaacccgcgcacagccacaaaaacccaacacagccaaaaataaggaaataaaatataaataaatttataaaataaataaataaaaagaatgaaagtctCACTGTTGAAAAGGGGAAAGTTTGCAAATAGCCACAAACGATCACACAGTTTATTGGGCAGCTCCTTGGACAGATTGAACTcaaccatctctctctctcagctccaGTGCCCTCCATGGCTCCCAGCTACTCTGAGGATCACATCCACACTCATTAGGTGGCATTTGGGGCGCTGCTCCACAAGCTGCCTTCTTACTCCTGGTATTACTGTTCCTTGAATTGGCTGTTCTTTCTCTAAAATCCTCCGAGCCTTTGTCTGGGTTATGTCCTCTGCCTGGAAacccttccctttcctcactcttTACCCTCCTATCCTCCTTGtccttggtgtgtgtgtgggggtgtctCTCTTAAAAGCCATTTCCTCTGGGAAGCATCCCCTGACCCCCAAATCTCAGCAAGGTCTCCCCATGATATTTTCACATGACATCCTCCCTTTGTCCTTGGGAACTACTGCAGTTCTTTATTATGCATTTATCTGAGTGTTTGAGTCTTTGTTTCACGTTTGTGCTCGCCCCTTCCCAGGTTGTAAACTCCCCAGGGAGCTGGATGGAAATGGGCATAGGtacccttcccctgcccctccccccagttctCTGTTCTGATTGGCCCACAGAGGGTGCTCATCAACTTCAGATGGAACAGATAGGTCAGTAAACAAATACTTCACTTTCAGCAGAAAgagcccctcctccaggaagccctccctgacctctcCTCTCACCTCACCTCCTCAGGTCATCCTCGAAGGGCAAGAAGAGCCACTTCTTGGGCATGTCCCTGAGGAACAGGTCCTGCTGCTCCTCTGTCGAGTCCTGGGACACGTACACCAGGGCCAGCTGGGCTGCCCGCAACACGTAGAACTCATCCGTGAGCCGCACAAAGAAGTCCCTGAGGATGGGTGCAAAGGCCTGGCACTTCGGGCACGAGCCTGCACCAAAGAACAGCAGCACCAGTCGGTTTTCCAGCCGGCGGCTGAGCTCAGCTTCCGTGTCCAGCTCATCCTGGTCACTGTTGTTTCGGATCAGGACACGGCCAGAGAACAGGCAGGCCATGGCAACcctggctgggtgctggggacaggGCACAAGGACCTTGTGTGACCCCGAGCCTGCTGGCTGGCTGCTGTCCCAGGATTAGGAATTTTTAGGAGGCCAGTTTAGAACCTCACTAATCTGCCTAACCTCGACCTGATTCTTTGCTGCCTCTGAGGGCAGGGGGCCAGCTGCTCATGGGCCTGTCTCAGCAGACAGCTGCTAAGGCATTAAAAACACAGACTGACATACTGgtgtgaaaatattttgttaaattgtgATGTAAAAAGATACGTGCTTCTTCATGAATGCATTCGGTAATCCTAAATCACAGGGCTCGACTAATTAATAGCTGTGATTTCTAAGTTGACATGAGCATAAATGATATTTCAAGGTGTCTGCCTGCCATGACCAGGATGTCCTGTGAAATTATCTTTGATTTACACGGGTgacaaagtcacagagctggccaatatctgcctttatttttttttttgcggtacgcaggcctctcactgttgtggcctctcccgttgcggagcacaggctccggacgcgcaggctcagtggccatggctcaggggcccagccgctccgcggcatgtgggatcctcccagaccggggcacgaacccgtgtcccctgcatcggcaggcggactctcaaccactgcgccaccagggaagcccccaatatctGCTTTGATAGGACATGAGAAAACATGCTAAATTCCAGTTAGAAATTAAtaagaataaacttttttttcttccctttgcccTCCTGAATTCTGTCTGAACAGCCCACCTTAAGATTCCATGGTGAGTAAGGGTGAAAATCATGGTCACAATATTTTACAGCCCTCTCCCACCAAGCGCTGGGAACTAGTTCTCCTCTCCTTGAAGCCAGGTTGGCTTCTAACTTGCTTTGACTGATAGAATGTGGTGGAAGGTGTGAGTTCGCAGGATAAGCCTTATTCTCACCTCCCACTTTCACTCTTTCGGAATGTGGCCTCCAGACGCCCCATGTAAGGAAGCTGATCTAgcccagaggttggcaaactttttatGTAAAGGACCAGGGAGTAAATATTTTTTAGGCCAGAGTCTCTGCTACAACTTTGAATTTCTCTTATTGTGCAAAAGCATCTctagacaatatgtaaattaatTTATGTGTCTGGGCTCCAATAAACTCTATGTacagacactgaaatttgaatttcataggATTTTCATGTCGTGAGACATCAatctttcaattttgttttcaaccgtttaaaaatgtaaaaaccattcttagacCACAGTGCGCAGGATTTGGCCTGCGACGTGTTCTAGCCTATTGGTTGAGAGGCCACATGGAAGAGAGCTAGATGCCCAGCCAACAGCTAGCACCAACTGCCACACGTGTGATCTTCCAGCCCAGCCACTGACAGAATGTAGCACAGTGACTGTGCCAGGTGAGACCAGCAGAGGGACTGCCCAGGtgttactgaccagggttcttggcctccttaatcaacagaaattgatcagaggccagacaagaagttcaggcaaggctttactggggtcCCTGCTGCAGGCCCCTACTTGCAGAACAAGTAACAGTTTCCCTGGCTGGCTTGCTTGCTGAAGTGGGggcgagctggttccttatacagggtgaggggaggggtgtgtccaggggttgggCCGGAGGGGCGGCTTTGGTTTGCCCACcctttggtggtggtgtgtgcagggggcatgcgcagtaccctgcttttgctcccagttcttcagaagtggcagttggggctttttggtctttttgtatcttgtccaTAGTTTGCCCCAACTGTGCGTGCAAGCAGTtctttttagtcccttatagtttctttgtactaatattttgttgcttgaggagacttttgtccaggtgcaagcactgcagcaaagggtcccaggtcccaggtcccagactGTCTCACAGGCAACCCATGGGATCCTGAGAAATAGTTGATTAGCCTTGTATGAAGCCACTCAGTTTAGGgtgatttgttatacagcaacagGTAACCAGAACACCGGGTCTTGAGGACTTTTCTGGACCTAGGGAGACGTGAGAGACGGAAAGAAACTTAGTATTAgctttaaacaataaaaaaacccacGAAATCCTCATTCTCAAGAGTTTAACCTACCTTGTCAAGGCTTTGTGGGTGGGCCCACCCCTGATGGGTCCACCTTTCATTCTGATAGGGATAGAGTAAGATACTTACACAGCTAGAAATCCCACTAGAGGAAGATAGATAGAGAGGGACTTCAGGAGATCACCGTAAACTAGACACCAACCAGGAAATGCCCAGGTCATCTGGCAGCTAAACAATCAGAACATTTTGAAACTAAACACTTACTTAGGCCACTACCACAGAAAAAATGGATACAAGACCTGCATTTGGCTTTGTGAGGTCTGTAAGATAACCTGCCCTGAAAAACTGCATTCCTGCACGTAGCTTACAGAGGAATATGGGGGAAAGGTGAAAGAAACTGGGGGAAAGGTGAAAGAAACTAGGGGAAAGGTgacattatactgaaacctgagatgaactagcatattttagtatatgttaccaCCTTTTTACTAATagattgggttggccaaaaagttcgttctggTTTTTCTGTAAGAGGCTATGGAAAGCTCCaaacgaaatttttggccaacccaatacatatgATTTAAGTAGCGCTATGACAGTGCCAGTTAGACCATACAAGCTTAAAGGAGGAGCTAATGAGGTAAGCCTTGACATCTacccaagaatgaggaagaagggggTCTTCTTCCCTACctactttttctttgattatgaaaATGTAGCCACTTTTGTTCTCAGGACAAGCAGAGCTCTCTTGCCTGCCTGCTTGTATCCTTCACAAGAGTCCTATACTATTAAATCCACTTCTTGGCACCTCCCTGGTGGTACggagtgggtaagactccacactcccaatgcagggggcctgggttcaatccctggtcggggaactagatcccacatggatgccgcaactaagaagtccgcgtgctgcaactaagaagctggCATGCCGCGCAACTAAGAAGTTctcatgctgcagctaagactggcgcagccaaaaaaaaacccaccccacttcttacctatcattTTGCCTCTCGTTGAATTCTCTCTGCACCAAGACACAAGAACTTCAGTAAGCCCTGAGACCAGGCGTGAAGTTTCAGCTGGGAgattgtgggttcaagtcccatctgCCAGAGACTGTGGGTTGGAGTCCCATCTGAGGTGTGCGGTTTCAATTCCGTTTAATATTTCCTGGTTAGATTTTCCTCTCTCTGCCAGAACCATGGGAAGTCCCAATTTACTGTGAATTCAAGAGATTACTGAAAGCAAAATTATCTCAACAATGGAGAACTCTTCTAAGATGTTTACAAGGTACGAAAATAAAGGGAAACCTCACAAAAATGGAGTTGGGAGGCCagagggggagctctcatgcagTATTACTTAAGGTCAATTACAGGAAGAACTGTCAATTACAGGCTCCAACAGAAGAATCATCAATAGTAAGGAATCACCAATTACAGGCACCAGAAGAAAGGATGTACATGGCATCTCCTACAGAAAATCAactaccccaggaactcagccaATGAGAAACTCTCATCACCCTGAACACTCACTTTTCTCGAGTGGATTTTCCTTCCAAACAATGCCTCTcagcttcttcctttttccttttttttttttttttttttttttttttttgcggtacgcgggcctctcactgttgcggtctctcccgttgtggagcacaggctccggccacgcaggctcagaggccatggctcacgggcccagccgctccgcggcatgtgggatcttcccggaccggggcacgaacccgtatcccctgcatcggcaggcggactctcaaccactgcgccaccaggcaagccccctttttccttttaagtaattttttttattttaatttttatctatttttggctgcattgggtcttctttgctgtgtgcgggctttctctagttgcggcgagtgggggctactcttcattgcgttgggtgggcttctcttgttgtggagcacaggctctaggcacacgggctcagtagttgtggctcgtgggctctagagcgcaggctcagtagttgtggcacacgggcttcgttgctccacggcatgtgggatattcccggaccagggctcgaacccatgtctcctgcattggcagatggattcttaaccactgcgccaccagggaagcccccctcctttttctttataaaataatgttcctctcctttttgttgtcattgttgttgttggaCTTGTCTATGGGTTTCGCTGTAGGTTACTTGTCCTGAATTGTAATTCCATGCTGTTTCTccataaacccatctttgctggtaaaataacttttatttttcaggtcAACATAGGTGCCAGGCTTGTGTGCTCAGAACAGCCCTACAAGGCCTGTATGGTTTTACTCCCTTTTGCAGGTGAAGCACAGAGCCTGGGAGAAATCAGCCAGCAAATGACGTCTGTCAGGCTGCAGAGTCCATTCCAACTTAACTGGGCCTTTCAACTATCCCAGAATTTCCAAACTGTAGCCCCCTTGCAGTTGGAGCCAGGTCATTCTCTGTGGTGTGGGGCTGTCCTGGACATTGCAggacgtttagcagcatccctagcctctactcactagatgccataACACCCCTATCCCCACCACACCCAGTCCCACGTTGTAAcaattaaaaatgtctccaggtgTCACCAAGTGTCCAAAGGAGCAGGATTGCCCCCTAGTTGAGAATCACCGCTCTAACTGGTTACCCTGCTTATATTGGGTTGACTGGTGGCCCTTAAAGAGATATATCCaagccctaacccccagaacctgtgactatgaccttatttggaaaagagtctttgcagatgtaattgaattaaggatctcaagatgagatcatcctggattatctaggtaggtcctaaatccaatgacaagtgtccttataagaggcagaagaggagaggacacagacacacagggagaaggccatgtgaagatagaggcagagatAGGAGTGATATGGCCAGAAGTCAAGGAATGCCTGGAGCCGCCAGAAgttggaagaggcagggaagggtCCCTGGAACTTTTAGAGGGTATGAGGCTGTTGACACTTTGATTTCTGACTCCTGGCTTCAGGAAGAACtgggagacaatacatttctgttgttttaagctactcagtttgtggtactttgttatggcagccccaatAAACTAATACCTCTACTGTAGTGGGCACTTGAATTTGGCGCAGAGAAATGGCTCCCTCCCACACGGTGCTCATGTTCTTCTGATAGTGCAATTCCCATGCTTTGATCTTCCGGTTATTTTATTTCAACGTGTGCTTCATTTCTCTTGctcttccagaaagttccaagaaCTCCCTTTGCTGTGGCCTGCAGACCCATGTGATCAGGGAAGGGAGATACCCATCATTCTGTGCCCcccacctactgtgtgcctgctTACCCTACAGACCAGAAGCCCCTTGTGAGCCTTTCTGCACAGCGCGAGTGCGGGGGAGGTGGGTGTTACCACTCAGAGGGCGACCAGTGTGCCGAGGGGAGaggtgacctgcccaaggccacccaACTGGAGAGGCTCAGAGCCTGCTTTGGCCCTGAAAGCTGAGGTCTGTCCCCCtgtccaggcctcagtttcccctcctgtGAAACAGGGATAGGACCGTTCCTTAACCGGTCAACTGGAATCCCTGGGGACAGTTACGTTTTTGGAATTGGGAATTTTTCAGATCTTAGGAAGGTAACAGGGCGAAAGCTGCCATGTGTTGTGTGATGTCCCTGGGGGGTATGGGGAAGCCCCTATGTAAAGGGATAAATAAAGGATAAACAGGGGTAAAAAGGGATCATTGATCACTGAAAACAGCCAGGGTCAGTGCCGGGGAAGTGGTCCCTCCGCTGGAGTACTGGCGCTACCTTAAGAAAGAGTTGGGTTTGCAGAGCCTTTTTGGGGATTTGGGGATTGCTAACTGAGGAGAAGAGTATCTCTGtgcacggcatttgggatcttagttccccgaccagggatggaaccagcgccccctacagtggaagcacagagtcttaaccactggaccaccagggaagtcccacgtgtactttttttttttttttttgcattacgtggggcctctcactgctgtggcctctcccgttgcggagcacaggctccagacgcccaggctcagcggccatggctcacgggctcagccactccgcggcatgtgggatcttcccggagcggggcacgaacccgcgtctcctgcatcggcaggcggactctcaaccactgcgccaccagggaagaccccacgtgTACTATTTAGTCAGGGCTCAGTAAACTTGGTCagatggagggaggaagagagagaagaaagggggaaggggaggaagggaggggaagaagaaagaggaagaagggaggaggagggaaggcaggaggatggaggaagaaggggaaggggagtagtggggaggaggaaaggggaaggggaaggaggagtgggtggaggaaggggagaaggtgAGCAAAGGGGAAGTGGAGGAAGGCTAAGGGGGGGCCTtgaagaggggaaggagaagggggagggggagagagggaggaaggggggaagtAGGGGGAATCAGGGCAAgatggagaagagggaggagaagtTTAAGGAAGAgtgaaaggggaggaggagggtgaaGAAGGGGAGCAAGCTCTCTGCCCacatttgtgaatgaatgaatctcaacTCCAGCTAGAGTGACagtctaggcctcagtttctttacctgtaaaatggggtgatcaCAATAGTGCTACCTGGCAGGATAAGAGTGCTGCTGTAGTTACTGGGCATTCCTGACTCCACTGACCCCCGGTTGAGAAAGTAGGGGACCAGTGACTGGCTCTGGGCCTGTCCCCCGGATCTGCCTCCTCGTCTCCATTTTACCCACCCTAGGTGGCCCGCAGGGACCAATggcagcgtgtgtgtgtgtgtgtgtgtgtgtgtgtgtgtgtgtgagcgcctGCCCGGTCCTGTCCTCTAAATGGTGCTGGAAGCAGGCCCTGGCCGCCTCCCAAGGAGAGTGCTGAGAAGGTCGGCCAAGCTGTGCAGAAAACAAGCAGGGTGGGGTGCGCAGAGGGGCAGAGGAAAGGGGAGCTTGGAGAGAAGGAGCCAAAGCAGAAGCCCACATGGGCACAACGCAGTCAGAGCAGGTCCCAGGAGTCTGCAGAAGCAGAAGCCCCGGAGGGGAGTCCTCTGTCTTGTACTCACTGTCGCTGCCCACCTACTGCCTGAGCTCTGGTAACCCTCGACAGAGCAGCCAAAGCCTGAGGGTCTGTGAGCGGCTCCAGGTCAGCCAGGGAACAGGGTGGTGGGCAGCGAGGCCAGCACTGGCCCGCACCTGATCAAGGGGAGGGCTTTAGGGTCTCTAGGTGAGCATTTAGGACCTTGGGATGCAAATAAGGGACTCTGTGGAGTTCCTGTGGAAGGGTAGGGAACTGGTGTGTGAATTTTGCCCTCCCTGGGCTGCTGCGGTGAGACTTAACTGACAAGATTTCGGGATATGGATTTGCGATTAGTTGGGTCCTtggaatatatctttttttaaaaaacttaatttatttatttatattttttatttttgcctgcgttcgGTCTCCGTTGCTaagcgcgggctttccctagttgctggGAGCCACTCcttgctgtggtgcgtgggcttctcattgcggtggcttctcttgctgaggagcacgggctctaggcgcacaggcctcagtagttctgtcacgtgggctcagcagccgtggctcgcgggctccaaagcgcaggctcagtacttgtggcgcaggagctcagcagctccgcggcatgtgggatcttcccggaccagggctcgaacccatgtcgactgaactggcaggcagatacttaaccactgtaccacc
This window of the Mesoplodon densirostris isolate mMesDen1 chromosome 3, mMesDen1 primary haplotype, whole genome shotgun sequence genome carries:
- the NXNL1 gene encoding nucleoredoxin-like protein 1, coding for MACLFSGRVLIRNNSDQDELDTEAELSRRLENRLVLLFFGAGSCPKCQAFAPILRDFFVRLTDEFYVLRAAQLALVYVSQDSTEEQQDLFLRDMPKKWLFLPFEDDLRRDLGRRFSVERLPAVVVLKPNGDVLTLDAADEIRRLGPACFANWQEAAEVLDRSFLLPEDLEDPAPRSLTEPLRRRKYRVDPAARGLRGLGRGGGPGQEGGAEGGSVGLF